From the genome of Arthrobacter sp. ERGS1:01:
AGCCGCCAAAGTTCCACACGCTGTGGTTGATGGGCGTGTAGGTGACAAGGGTGCCCTTGCCACGGATCTGGCGCACCAGCCCCTCGGAGACCAGCAGCGACACCGCATGGCGCACGGTGCTGCGGGTGATGCCATGCAAATCGCGCATGGCGGTCTCCGAGGGGATCGCGTCCCCTTCCGGGTAGGTGCCGTCCAGGATTCGCTGGCGCAGGTCTCGGTACAGCTGGGTGTACAGCGGCGTCGAATCCTGCGGATCGAGTGCAAATTCAGTCATGGTGTGAGCCTGTCCCCCTCATTCTCGTGAGGTTTTATTTGCCCTGGTTGACCGTGATGGTCTTCAGGGCAGCTTCCTTGAGACCATACTGGTCCAAAATCTTCGTGTAGGTGCCGTCTGTGACCATGGATTCCATGGTGGCCTTAATGGCGTCCCGCAGTTTGGTGTTGTCCTTGGCCACGGCAATGCCGTAGTTGCCCGGCTCCAACAGGTCACCGAGGGAGTAGAACTTGCCCGGCTGCTGCTTCTGCAGGTCCAGGATTCCTTCGAGCCCGATCAGCGATGCCTGGGCGCGGTCCTGCTGCATCTGCAGGATTTCCTCGGCCTGGGTGGGGATCTGCAGGATCTTGATGGGGTTCGACGCCGGGCACGTCTTGGTGCTCAAATCCTCCACCGAGCCCACCCAGCTGGTGCCGGTGGAGACCGTGACGGTCTTGCCGCACAAGTCCGCGAAGGTCTTGATGTCCTTCTGGTTCGACACCGGCGCGAAGAACTGGTTGCCGGTGCGGAAGTAGTCCACGAAGTCCAGCTGCGGCTGGCGGCTCTTCAGGTCGGAGAACGCCGTCCAGATGATGTCGGCCCGTCCCGTGGTCACGGAGACGATGAGCTGGGAGAAGTCGACGTTCTGGAAGTTCGGCTTCAGGCCCAGGCGTGCGGCCACTTCCTTGGCCAGGCCGATGTCGGCGCCCTTGAGGTCGGTGGAGCCGGCCTCGGAGTATTCCATGGGCGGGTAGGCCAGGCTGATGGCCACGTTGAGCGTGCCGGAATCCTTGACCTTCGCCGGCAGCATGGCCCGCAGAGTCTGGTTGGCCGCCGTCGTCGGGGCCAACTGGGCGGCATCGCTGGAGCCGCCAGCGCCGCCGCAGGCGCTCAGCGCCAGGGTTGCGGCCAGGGCCAGTGCGAGGGGTGCGGTGGTGCGCAGGGAGCGCTTGGTCTTGGCAGAAAACATCGTCATTGTTGAGTCCTTTGTGGTTGGTGGGGAACGGGGATTAGTTGAGGACGCGGGTCAGGAAGCTGCGTACCCGCGGGTCTTGGGGGTTGCTGAGGACCTCATCCGGCGGGCCCATCTCGCGGATGGTGCCGTCCACCATGATGGCCACGCGGTCCGCGACCTCCCGGGCGAACGCGATCTCGTGCGTCACGATCACCATGGTGGTGCCGGCGGCGGCCAGGCCGCGCATGACGTCCAGGACCTCACCTACAAGCTCGGGGTCCAAGGCAGAGGTGGGTTCATCGAAGAGCATGACCTTCGGGTTCATGGCGAGCGCCCGGGCAATGGCCACGCGCTGCTTCTGGCCGCCGGAGAGCTCGGCCGGGTAGGCGCCGCCGCGGTCGCCCAGGCCAACGGAGGCCAGGATCTTCACGGCCCGGGCCGACGCCGAGGCGCGCGACTCCTTGCGGACCGTCACCGGCCCCTCGATCACGTTTTGCAACGCGGTCATGTGCGGGAACAGGTTGAAGTGCTGGAACACCATGCCGATCTCGCGCTGCTGCCTGCGGACCTTGCGCGGGTGAAGTTCGCGCAGGGTGTCGCCGCGGAGCT
Proteins encoded in this window:
- a CDS encoding ABC transporter substrate-binding protein, which translates into the protein MTMFSAKTKRSLRTTAPLALALAATLALSACGGAGGSSDAAQLAPTTAANQTLRAMLPAKVKDSGTLNVAISLAYPPMEYSEAGSTDLKGADIGLAKEVAARLGLKPNFQNVDFSQLIVSVTTGRADIIWTAFSDLKSRQPQLDFVDYFRTGNQFFAPVSNQKDIKTFADLCGKTVTVSTGTSWVGSVEDLSTKTCPASNPIKILQIPTQAEEILQMQQDRAQASLIGLEGILDLQKQQPGKFYSLGDLLEPGNYGIAVAKDNTKLRDAIKATMESMVTDGTYTKILDQYGLKEAALKTITVNQGK
- a CDS encoding amino acid ABC transporter ATP-binding protein — its product is MTTVVKAINIHKTFNGNQVLKGVDLDVNDGEVLCILGPSGGGKSTLLRCLNHLETLDDGVVWIDGSVIGYELRGDTLRELHPRKVRRQQREIGMVFQHFNLFPHMTALQNVIEGPVTVRKESRASASARAVKILASVGLGDRGGAYPAELSGGQKQRVAIARALAMNPKVMLFDEPTSALDPELVGEVLDVMRGLAAAGTTMVIVTHEIAFAREVADRVAIMVDGTIREMGPPDEVLSNPQDPRVRSFLTRVLN